The DNA sequence AGGATCAAAGATCTTTGGGTGAGGCTCCTGGTGCTCCGAATCATCTATTCGCCGTCGAATCCGCATGACCGACATGAAGCATCCATGAGCCATCTCTGACTCTAATCGAGTCGTGATTGCATTGCAACGAGTTCAGGATGGGATTTCCTGGGTTATGGACGCGAGTTGGCAGGAGAATCGAAGGGACGGGGACGATACCAGATGATCGAGTGAGAGGCCCCGCCGATGGCAACGACATCGGGAATGTCGTCGCCGTTCAGGTCTCCGCCGCGAAGATCCTGCGCGGTGATCGTGGAGTCGAGGATGGTTCGGTTCCAGGTCTTGCCATCGAAGTGGTAGACCGAGACGCGGGGATCAACGCCGCGATGCCCGGCGAAGACCTCGTCGATCCCGTCTTCGTTGACGTCGGCGAGCCAAAGGGCATGTCCCTCATCGAGGGTGTCGTCGAGGATGCGCCGAGGACCGATTCGGTTGGGTTGAAGACGTGCTGGGTTCAGGTCGTTGAGCCGGACAGTTGAGATGGCAACGGTGGAGCCGTGCCAGGGTTCGATGGTCGCCAGCAAACCGTGGTCTGGTCCGAAACGTCCGAGATGAACTTCGCTAGCACCTCGGGCGGGGGGCGTTCCGGAGGCTCCGGGCGTGAGAGGAAAACTCTGGTACGGGCGGGGTAACTCGGGATCGCCGACCTCAAGACGACGGTGCAAGGAGACGCCGCAATTGTCTGCGGAAAGGATGGAATCGCGGTCATCTCCGGGGAGGCGGACGACGGCGATGGCGTGCATCACCGGAGCAAGGGCGACAGATTCGGGTTCGGGGCGATTCGCTTCGATCGTGAACGAGGGGAGGACGATGAGTCGGGCCTCGTCTTCCTGAAAGGCGGGAGGAGTCGACGCGGGCCCGAAGATGGGAGCCACGATGAGGTCGAGACGACCGTTACCGAGGATGTCTCCCCATCGGAGACGGTGGATGCT is a window from the Tautonia rosea genome containing:
- a CDS encoding FG-GAP repeat domain-containing protein, which translates into the protein MSPITMLPLLLSNPFVVADETPSPRPLPSFERIVIDDNFPGGYQIEVADVNGDKRPDLVALGGGTCAWYENPSWQKRIITGPDQTPGIISSATTDLDGDGRAEIAIAYDFAMREPVRGKLGLASQGASPDDDWSFQTITEMPSIHRLRWGDILGNGRLDLIVAPIFGPASTPPAFQEDEARLIVLPSFTIEANRPEPESVALAPVMHAIAVVRLPGDDRDSILSADNCGVSLHRRLEVGDPELPRPYQSFPLTPGASGTPPARGASEVHLGRFGPDHGLLATIEPWHGSTVAISTVRLNDLNPARLQPNRIGPRRILDDTLDEGHALWLADVNEDGIDEVFAGHRGVDPRVSVYHFDGKTWNRTILDSTITAQDLRGGDLNGDDIPDVVAIGGASHSIIWYRPRPFDSPANSRP